A stretch of DNA from Oncorhynchus tshawytscha isolate Ot180627B unplaced genomic scaffold, Otsh_v2.0 Un_contig_1213_pilon_pilon, whole genome shotgun sequence:
CACTGTGACTCCGGCCTCCTAAAGTGCCACCGTACACAGAAATGGTGGTTTTAGGCATCACTGAAGAGGCAGGCCAGGACAGGGCTCATGATTGGAGAGTTCGTTGCAGTGTGTAATGCTGTGTAGATCGGGGCTAAATCCCCGAAAGCCCAGGTCTGATGACGTCATTGGGCTGAAGCAAGCCTGTCACCCAGCCTAAGATAATGCAATATAGTCCTAATAATGTAGTCCAGACAGCGCTGAAGCAAGCCTGTCACCCAGCCTAAGATAATGCAATATAGTCCTAATAATGTAGTCCAGACAGCGCTGAAGCAAGCCTGTCACCCAGCCTAAGATAATGCAATATAGTCCTAATAATGTAGTCCAGATAGCGCTGAAGCAAGCCTAAGATAATGCCTATAGttataatatatacatgtagtccATGCAGGGCTGAAGCAAGCCTGTCACCCAGCCTAAGATAATGCAATATAGTCCTAATAATGTAGTCCAGATAGCGCTGAAGCAAGCCTAAGATAATGCCTATAGttataatatatacatgtagtccATGCAGGGCTGAAGCAAGCCTGTCACCCAGCCTAAGATAATGCAATATAGTCCTGATAATGTAGTCCATGCAGGGCTGAAGCAAGCCTGTCACCGAGCCTAAGATAATGCATGTAGTCCAGACAGGGCTGAAGCAAGCCTGTCACCCAGCCTAAGATAATGCAATATAGTCCTAATAATGTAGTCCAGACAGGGCTGAAGCAAGCCTGTCACCCAGCCTAAGATAATGCAATATAGTCCTAATAATGTAGTCCAGACAGGGCTGAAGCAAGCCTGTCACCCAGCCTAAGATAATGCAATATAGTCCTAATAATGTAGTCCAGACAGCGCTGAAGCAAGACTGTCACCCAGTCTAAGATAATGCCTATAGCTATAATAATGCAGTCCATGTAGTCCACACAGGGCTGAAGTAAGCCTGTAACGTCTGAGTTCATGTTGGCCAGAAATCACAATGGATCTCTACAGTCTGCTAGTAAAACTGCAAGGTCCCTAACAGGACTGTGGAGCACTAGATCTGTGAATCTCCCATATGTACGGTCCCTAACAGGGCTTTTTAGGGCACTAGATCTGTGAATCCTCCCTCCTTAGGGTCCGTCTACTCCTGGAGTCAGAATAGTCATCGTTGAAGACTCTCTCGATGGTGGAGGGGAGCGAGGCGCGGACGGTTCGCCCCAGGCCTCGGGCGGCGAACACGTAGAGGACAGGGTTCAGGGAGCTCTTCAGGTACACCAGGAACAGAGAGACGTACGCCCCTGTGAACGACGCCCGGTAGAGCCCCGCCCGGTCAGGCCGCCCTGCAGCCAGCGCCCGCAGGAAGCGGCAGGTAAAGTAGGGGACCcagcaggagaggaagaggagcatGGTGAGGAAGAGGACCCGGTACAGCCTGGCCATCTGTCTCGCAGTCGCCgaaaaggaagaagaggaggatggagaggtcgGTCCGGCGACCCCCGCCTGCCTGGCGGTCCACAGCACGGCTACGTTACTCACCAGGAACACCGTTAGTGGCAGGAGGAACCCGGCCACCGTCTCGGTCACAAACAGCCCCGTGCTGTACCCCAGGCTCTCCAGACACTGGGTAGTACCGTTGAGCTCCAGCAGGTCGGCAGTGTGGAGGTAAGGGGTAGCCAGGGCAGCAGCCAGACCCCAGAGGAGACCACACACCAGGGGAACTGCCCAGCGAGGACGCTTCAGACTGGACCAGACCGGCCTGAGGAGACACAGACATCTCTCCACAGCCACGGCACACAGCAGGAAGGCTGCGGCGTATAGTCCCAGGCCTCTCAGGAATACCACCAGGCGACAGGCCAGTCTCCCCACGGGCCAGCTACAGCTGTGGGCCAGGTACGCCAGCATCAGAGGCGTGCGGAGGAGGAGGACCAGGTCAGCCAGCGCCAGGTTCACGACGTAGACACGGAAGCTGCTGGCGCCGCGCGTCTCCCCTTGGCCCAAGCTGCCACGCCTCGTCAGGCGGCCACGCCCACGCCAGGCCAACGCATACACCACTAGGCTGTTCAAGGACACGCCCACctggggacagagaagaggaagtGATGTCATAAATCAGAAGACACTGCAGGAAACTCAAGAACTGGAGCTATGCCAAGTGGGAATGGTCTTGTTCCAGCCCAACACTAACCCCCCCTGATTCAACATggttttgttccagcccaacacTAAACCCCCTGATTCAACATGGCATggttttgttccagcccaacacTAACCCCCCAACACGGTCTTGTTCCAGCCCAACACTAAACCCCTGATTCAACATGGCATGGTCTTGTTCCAGCCCAACACTAACCCCCCCTGATTCAACATggttttgttccagcccaacacTAAACCCCCTGATTCAACATGGCATggttttgttccagcccaacacTAACCCCCCTGATTCAACATGGCATGGTCTCGATTAAAGCCGATGGAATCAAGTGCGCTGGAACGAAAAACCTGCACAGCAGTACCTGTATTGATGTAGACTgaactataatgattctctagaCTAGAGACTCACCAGGAAGATGAGCACGGTGATTACCATCTGAGTGATGCGGCCTGTCTCTGCCTGCCAGGTATTACTACAACCCAGTCCTTTACTGGGTCCTGCTGGGCTGGGAGACGGCTGGGTCAGGAACCACTGGCTGCTGTTCACAAGGTTCATAGTGGCTCAGATAGGAAGATATAGGCCTGGAGCTGCAGTGAGGAGACCtgtggagacagacagtatggAGATATATgttggtgtggagacagacagtatggAGATATATgttggtgtggagacagacagtatggAGATATATGTtagtgtggagacagacagtatggAGATATATGTTATtgtggagacagacagtatggAGATATATGTtagtgtggagacagacagtatggAGATATATGTtagtgtggagacagacagtatggAGATATATGTtagtgtggagacagacagtatggAGATATATGTtagtgtggagacagacagtatggAGATATATGTtagtgtggagacagacagtatggAGATATATGTTAGTATGGAGATATATgttggtgtggagacagacagtatggAGATATATGTtagtgtggagacagacagtatggAGATATATGTTAGTGTGGAGACAGA
This window harbors:
- the LOC112239400 gene encoding C5a anaphylatoxin chemotactic receptor 1; this encodes MNLVNSSQWFLTQPSPSPAGPSKGLGCSNTWQAETGRITQMVITVLIFLVGVSLNSLVVYALAWRGRGRLTRRGSLGQGETRGASSFRVYVVNLALADLVLLLRTPLMLAYLAHSCSWPVGRLACRLVVFLRGLGLYAAAFLLCAVAVERCLCLLRPVWSSLKRPRWAVPLVCGLLWGLAAALATPYLHTADLLELNGTTQCLESLGYSTGLFVTETVAGFLLPLTVFLVSNVAVLWTARQAGVAGPTSPSSSSSFSATARQMARLYRVLFLTMLLFLSCWVPYFTCRFLRALAAGRPDRAGLYRASFTGAYVSLFLVYLKSSLNPVLYVFAARGLGRTVRASLPSTIERVFNDDYSDSRSRRTLRREDSQI